From a single Bacillus pumilus genomic region:
- a CDS encoding F0F1 ATP synthase subunit delta — protein sequence MSVTIVSKRYASALFDIVLASSAVDETEKELNEIKKVLKADQELNDFLVHPKITADKKKHLIAEAFKGVSTHVLHTMYLLIDRGRTNIFSEMTSEFVKLANRTKQIDDAIVYSVKPLSGAEIQSLSEVFAKKAGVTSLRVENVIDKDLIGGVKIRIGNRIYDGSVSGKLSRIERQLAGENR from the coding sequence ATGAGCGTGACTATTGTCTCTAAGCGTTACGCTTCTGCTCTTTTTGACATCGTTCTTGCTTCTTCGGCAGTAGACGAAACTGAAAAAGAGCTGAATGAGATCAAAAAAGTTCTAAAGGCTGACCAAGAACTGAATGACTTCCTTGTTCATCCGAAGATTACGGCAGACAAAAAGAAACATTTGATTGCAGAAGCTTTCAAAGGTGTTTCTACTCATGTATTGCACACAATGTATTTATTGATTGACCGCGGACGCACAAATATTTTCTCTGAAATGACGTCCGAGTTTGTAAAACTTGCAAACCGCACAAAACAAATAGACGATGCGATCGTTTATTCAGTCAAACCGCTCAGCGGAGCTGAAATTCAATCTTTATCTGAAGTATTTGCCAAAAAAGCCGGAGTCACATCACTTCGTGTTGAAAACGTGATTGACAAGGATCTAATAGGCGGAGTGAAAATCCGTATCGGAAACCGCATTTATGACGGCAGTGTCAGCGGAAAGCTTTCCCGCATTGAACGTCAGCTTGCAGGCGAAAATCGTTAG
- the atpF gene encoding F0F1 ATP synthase subunit B: MSQLPVVLGAGGLSFNAGDMLFQLIAMLILLALLKKFALKPLLGIMKQREDYIGNEISSAEQKHVQAEKLLEEQRVLLKEAREESHTLIENAKKIGEKQKEDIIQAARQESERLKESARTEIVKEKEQAVAALREQVASLSVLIASKVIEKELDEQAQEKLIQEYLKEAGESR; the protein is encoded by the coding sequence ATGTCTCAGTTACCAGTGGTTTTAGGAGCAGGTGGCTTAAGTTTCAACGCCGGGGATATGTTATTCCAGCTTATCGCTATGCTCATCCTGCTTGCACTTTTAAAGAAATTTGCGCTTAAACCTTTATTAGGTATTATGAAGCAGCGTGAAGATTATATAGGAAATGAAATTTCAAGTGCTGAACAAAAGCACGTTCAAGCTGAAAAGCTTCTTGAAGAACAACGTGTCTTATTGAAAGAAGCACGCGAAGAATCACATACACTTATCGAAAATGCGAAAAAAATTGGTGAGAAACAAAAAGAAGACATCATTCAAGCAGCGCGTCAAGAATCAGAGCGCTTGAAAGAGTCTGCTAGAACTGAAATCGTCAAAGAAAAAGAACAAGCTGTGGCTGCACTGCGTGAGCAGGTTGCATCACTATCTGTGCTGATTGCATCTAAAGTGATTGAAAAAGAACTTGATGAGCAAGCACAAGAGAAATTGATTCAAGAGTATCTTAAAGAGGCAGGCGAAAGCCGATGA
- the atpE gene encoding F0F1 ATP synthase subunit C produces MNLIAAAIAIGLGALGAGIGNGLIVSKTVEGIARQPEAGRELRTLMFIGVALVEALPIIAVVIAFLAFFG; encoded by the coding sequence ATGAATTTAATAGCAGCAGCAATTGCAATCGGTTTAGGAGCACTAGGAGCAGGTATTGGTAACGGTCTAATCGTATCTAAAACAGTTGAAGGAATCGCTCGTCAGCCAGAAGCTGGTAGAGAACTAAGAACACTTATGTTCATCGGGGTTGCTTTAGTTGAGGCACTTCCAATTATCGCTGTCGTTATCGCATTCTTGGCATTCTTTGGTTAA
- the atpB gene encoding F0F1 ATP synthase subunit A — protein MGHSSKTTEFLGLTFNLSNVLMITIASIIVLLIAVLTTRVLSIRPTKAQNFMEWIVDFVRNIIGSSMDMKTGAPFLALGVTLLMYIFVSNMLGLPFSISVDHNLWWKSPTADPAITMTLAIMVMGLTHYYGVKAKGVKEYTKDYFRPIPLLVPLKLIEEFANTLTLGLRLYGNIFAGEILLGLLAGLATNFYTQNIALGIVGTLGAIVPMIVWQAFSLFVGTIQAFIFTMLTMVYISHKVSDEH, from the coding sequence TTGGGTCACAGTTCAAAAACGACAGAATTTTTAGGGTTAACGTTCAACTTATCCAATGTTCTCATGATTACGATTGCTAGTATCATCGTTCTTCTCATAGCGGTGCTGACTACTCGTGTTCTGTCTATCCGCCCGACAAAGGCGCAGAACTTCATGGAATGGATCGTTGATTTTGTTCGAAATATCATAGGTAGTTCGATGGACATGAAAACAGGAGCCCCATTTCTAGCGCTTGGCGTTACATTACTCATGTACATATTTGTTTCAAACATGCTTGGACTGCCATTCTCGATTTCGGTCGATCACAATTTGTGGTGGAAATCACCAACAGCAGACCCTGCAATCACAATGACACTGGCGATTATGGTTATGGGATTGACACACTACTATGGTGTCAAGGCAAAAGGAGTCAAGGAATATACGAAAGACTACTTTAGACCAATTCCCCTTTTAGTGCCATTGAAACTTATTGAAGAATTTGCAAACACGTTAACACTTGGTTTGCGTCTTTATGGGAATATTTTCGCTGGAGAGATTCTTCTTGGGTTACTTGCAGGACTTGCGACCAATTTCTACACGCAAAACATTGCGCTTGGTATCGTTGGTACATTAGGTGCCATCGTGCCGATGATTGTATGGCAGGCATTCAGTTTGTTTGTCGGAACCATCCAGGCATTTATCTTCACCATGCTGACAATGGTGTACATTTCCCATAAAGTCAGCGACGAACACTAA
- a CDS encoding ATP synthase subunit I, whose amino-acid sequence MNDPNAIFRRQSKYMFYLLAIFVFGYAMPGFKPLFLGFIIGTIFAFFNLFLLIRRMHAFDRAVKKGKSIRSMGSTARWANAILAVAIAWRYPNEVHLAGVVIGLMTIYPVIMIDSFIQLKRSTMEER is encoded by the coding sequence ATGAACGATCCAAACGCGATTTTCCGCAGACAGAGTAAATACATGTTCTATCTATTGGCAATTTTTGTGTTTGGCTATGCCATGCCTGGTTTTAAACCACTGTTTCTTGGTTTCATTATCGGCACAATTTTTGCTTTCTTTAATTTATTCCTACTTATACGGAGAATGCACGCTTTTGATCGAGCGGTTAAAAAAGGAAAATCCATTCGTTCAATGGGAAGTACAGCCAGGTGGGCCAACGCGATTCTCGCAGTAGCGATTGCTTGGCGTTACCCTAATGAAGTTCATCTGGCAGGTGTTGTTATAGGATTAATGACAATATATCCTGTCATTATGATAGATTCCTTCATTCAACTTAAACGTTCTACTATGGAAGAGAGGTGA
- the upp gene encoding uracil phosphoribosyltransferase, which produces MAKVYVFDHPLIQHKLTYIRDVHTGTKEFRELVDEVATLMAFEITRDLPLEEVDVETPVQVAKSNVISGKKLGVVPILRAGLGMVDGILKLIPAAKVGHVGLYRDPKTLKPVEYYVKLPSDVEEREFIVVDPMLATGGSAVEALNSLKKRGAKNIRFMCLIAAPEGVEEMQKHHPDVDIYIAALDEKLNEKGYIIPGLGDAGDRMYGTK; this is translated from the coding sequence ATGGCAAAGGTTTATGTATTTGATCACCCGCTTATTCAGCACAAACTTACATATATTCGTGACGTTCATACAGGAACAAAAGAATTTAGAGAGCTAGTGGATGAAGTCGCAACATTAATGGCATTTGAAATCACAAGAGACTTACCGCTTGAAGAGGTAGATGTAGAAACACCTGTACAAGTAGCTAAATCAAATGTGATCTCTGGTAAGAAACTCGGTGTTGTGCCGATTTTAAGAGCAGGTCTTGGTATGGTGGACGGGATTTTGAAACTCATTCCAGCTGCTAAAGTGGGACATGTCGGTTTATACCGTGATCCGAAAACATTAAAGCCTGTTGAATACTATGTGAAGCTTCCATCTGATGTAGAAGAGCGTGAATTTATCGTAGTAGATCCAATGCTTGCAACTGGCGGTTCAGCAGTCGAAGCATTAAACAGCTTGAAAAAACGTGGTGCGAAAAACATTCGCTTCATGTGTCTCATTGCTGCGCCTGAAGGTGTAGAAGAAATGCAAAAACATCATCCAGATGTTGATATTTACATTGCAGCATTAGATGAGAAATTAAACGAAAAAGGTTACATCATCCCAGGTCTTGGTGATGCAGGTGACCGTATGTATGGAACGAAATAA
- the glyA gene encoding serine hydroxymethyltransferase → MKHLPEQDAQVFKAIQLERKRQQDKIELIASENFVSEAVMEAQGSVLTNKYAEGYPGKRYYGGCEHVDVVEDIARDRAKEIFGAEYVNVQPHSGAQANMAVYFTILEHGDTVLGMNLSHGGHLTHGSPVNFSGVQYNFVEYGVDKETQHIDYQDVLEKAREHKPKLIVAGASAYPRQIDFKKFREIADEVGAYFMVDMAHIAGLVAAGLHPNPVPYADFVTTTTHKTLRGPRGGMILCREEFGKKIDKSIFPGIQGGPLMHVISAKAVSFGEVLNGDFKAYAQNVIDNAKQLADTLLSEDIQLVSGGTDNHLVLIDLRSLGITGKIAENVLDEIGITVNKNAIPYDPEKPFVTSGVRVGTAAVTSRGFDQEAMKEVGSIIALALKHHEDEAKLEEAKKRVSDLTARFPLYNELDY, encoded by the coding sequence ATGAAACATTTACCTGAGCAAGACGCACAAGTATTCAAGGCAATTCAACTAGAGCGGAAACGCCAGCAGGACAAAATCGAATTAATTGCATCAGAAAACTTCGTAAGCGAAGCAGTCATGGAAGCACAGGGCTCTGTTTTAACAAACAAATATGCAGAGGGCTACCCTGGAAAACGCTACTATGGCGGCTGTGAACATGTAGACGTTGTAGAAGATATCGCACGTGACCGCGCAAAAGAAATTTTTGGCGCTGAGTATGTGAACGTACAGCCTCACTCAGGTGCTCAAGCGAATATGGCCGTATACTTTACCATTCTTGAGCATGGCGATACTGTGTTAGGCATGAACTTATCACATGGTGGGCATTTAACACACGGAAGCCCTGTCAACTTTAGTGGTGTACAGTACAACTTTGTAGAATATGGTGTTGATAAAGAAACTCAGCATATTGACTATCAAGATGTACTTGAAAAAGCACGTGAGCATAAGCCGAAGCTAATCGTTGCGGGTGCAAGTGCATACCCACGTCAAATTGATTTCAAAAAGTTCCGTGAGATTGCTGATGAGGTCGGTGCTTACTTTATGGTCGACATGGCTCACATTGCGGGTCTTGTTGCAGCAGGTCTTCATCCAAACCCAGTTCCTTATGCAGACTTTGTGACAACGACAACTCACAAAACTTTGCGCGGACCTCGCGGTGGAATGATCCTATGTCGTGAAGAGTTTGGTAAAAAGATCGACAAATCGATCTTCCCGGGTATTCAAGGTGGACCACTGATGCATGTGATCTCTGCAAAAGCTGTTTCTTTCGGTGAAGTATTGAACGGAGATTTCAAAGCATATGCACAAAACGTCATTGATAATGCAAAGCAGCTAGCTGACACACTTTTGTCTGAAGATATTCAGCTTGTTTCTGGTGGAACAGATAACCATCTTGTTCTCATCGACTTGCGTTCTCTTGGCATCACAGGAAAAATTGCAGAAAATGTTCTTGATGAAATCGGTATTACAGTGAACAAAAATGCGATCCCTTATGATCCAGAGAAACCTTTTGTCACAAGTGGCGTACGTGTAGGTACAGCAGCAGTGACGAGCCGTGGATTCGATCAAGAGGCGATGAAAGAAGTCGGTTCCATTATTGCGCTTGCTCTAAAACATCATGAAGATGAAGCGAAATTAGAAGAAGCGAAAAAACGTGTATCTGATCTAACTGCCCGCTTCCCTCTATATAATGAATTAGATTATTAA
- a CDS encoding TIGR01440 family protein: protein MNIGQDWLKMLKEFHQVVELRAGQILVIGCSTSEVAGEHIGTAGSEQIAASIYQELDQLRREIGIELAFQCCEHLNRALVVEEEVAYRLNLEIVAAVPVRKAGGSMAAHAYQQMEHPVLVESIEAHAGIDIGDTLIGMHLKRVAVPVRLSHHQLGQAHVTFAKTRPKLIGGERAVYTRS, encoded by the coding sequence ATGAACATTGGTCAAGATTGGCTTAAAATGTTAAAAGAGTTTCATCAAGTGGTCGAACTGCGTGCAGGGCAAATTTTAGTCATTGGCTGCAGTACATCGGAAGTGGCTGGGGAGCATATTGGGACAGCAGGAAGTGAGCAAATTGCTGCGTCCATCTATCAAGAATTGGATCAGCTGAGACGAGAGATCGGTATTGAGCTCGCTTTCCAGTGTTGTGAGCATCTAAATCGTGCGCTTGTGGTGGAAGAAGAAGTGGCATACCGTCTTAACCTCGAGATTGTCGCGGCAGTACCTGTCCGAAAGGCGGGTGGTTCGATGGCAGCTCATGCGTATCAGCAGATGGAACATCCTGTGTTAGTTGAATCCATCGAGGCGCATGCTGGAATCGATATCGGTGATACATTGATTGGGATGCATCTAAAGAGAGTTGCTGTGCCTGTCCGCCTGAGTCATCATCAATTAGGACAAGCACATGTGACGTTCGCGAAAACGCGTCCGAAGCTGATTGGCGGAGAACGAGCGGTTTATACGAGATCATAG
- the rpiB gene encoding ribose 5-phosphate isomerase B: MKVAIASDHGGTNIREEIKQLMDELKIEYIDMGCECGSGSVDYPDYAFPVANMVVSGEVDRGILICGTGIGMSISANKVKGIRCALAHDTFSAKATREHNDTNVLAMGERVIGPGLAREIAHIWLTTEFTAGRHAVRIGKIADYEEKHL; this comes from the coding sequence ATGAAAGTAGCTATTGCATCCGATCACGGCGGAACGAATATTCGTGAAGAAATCAAACAATTGATGGATGAATTGAAGATTGAATACATTGATATGGGTTGTGAATGTGGATCAGGCTCTGTAGACTACCCAGATTATGCTTTTCCTGTAGCCAATATGGTGGTAAGCGGAGAAGTAGACCGCGGCATTTTAATTTGTGGGACAGGTATCGGCATGAGTATTTCAGCAAACAAAGTGAAAGGAATTCGCTGTGCGCTGGCGCATGATACATTTAGTGCGAAGGCGACAAGAGAACATAATGATACGAACGTCCTTGCGATGGGCGAGCGAGTCATTGGTCCTGGATTAGCACGTGAGATTGCACACATTTGGCTGACAACAGAATTTACGGCTGGACGACATGCTGTTCGGATTGGTAAAATCGCTGATTACGAAGAAAAGCACCTGTAA